The Vibrio tarriae genome includes a window with the following:
- the murD gene encoding UDP-N-acetylmuramoyl-L-alanine--D-glutamate ligase: protein MDRWQGIQHVVVVGLGITGLSVVNYLRKYHPSVIVQVIDTREAPPGQEQLSSDVALHRGGWNIEWLLNADLVVTNPGIALATPEIQQVLAAEIPVVGDIELFAWHVDTPVIAITGSNGKSTVTDLSGVLANAAGVKAAVGGNIGVPALDLISPDVELYVLELSSFQLETTSSLKLKAAAFLNLSEDHMDRYQGMEDYRQAKLRIFDHAETAVVNADDTQTFPDHAAHLQVVTFGVEQAAQFSLAQHQGREYLFARDEAVMACAELSLVGRHNVANVLTVLALLDSAGVNFRLALDALKSYTGLTHRCQVVADNHGIKWVNDSKATNVASTLAALSGLKIEGQLYLLVGGVGKGADFTPLAPVLAKLPVQLCCFGVDGHQFMPLHPSARFYDSMESIIRSIRPQLKSGDMVLLSPACASFDQFKNFMARGDIFAQLARQYA, encoded by the coding sequence ATGGACCGTTGGCAAGGCATACAGCATGTGGTCGTCGTAGGGCTCGGGATTACCGGGCTCTCTGTCGTTAATTATCTGCGAAAATATCATCCGTCGGTAATCGTGCAGGTTATCGATACGCGCGAAGCACCACCGGGGCAAGAGCAGCTTTCGTCGGACGTTGCACTGCATCGTGGCGGTTGGAATATTGAGTGGTTACTCAATGCCGATTTGGTGGTCACCAACCCAGGTATTGCGTTGGCGACGCCGGAAATCCAACAAGTGCTGGCTGCTGAAATTCCTGTTGTCGGTGATATTGAGCTCTTTGCATGGCATGTGGATACACCCGTTATTGCGATCACTGGCTCGAACGGCAAAAGCACCGTCACTGATTTAAGTGGTGTGTTAGCCAATGCTGCTGGTGTGAAGGCCGCGGTAGGCGGCAATATTGGGGTTCCGGCACTGGATCTGATTTCTCCAGACGTTGAACTGTATGTGCTTGAGCTATCAAGCTTCCAATTAGAAACCACCTCTAGCCTAAAACTGAAAGCGGCTGCGTTTCTCAATCTTTCTGAAGATCATATGGATCGTTATCAGGGGATGGAGGATTACCGCCAAGCCAAACTGCGCATTTTCGATCATGCCGAAACCGCAGTGGTGAATGCCGATGATACTCAAACTTTTCCTGACCACGCTGCGCATCTACAAGTGGTGACGTTTGGTGTCGAGCAAGCGGCACAATTTAGCCTTGCTCAACATCAAGGCCGCGAATACCTTTTTGCGCGCGATGAGGCCGTCATGGCGTGTGCTGAGCTGAGTTTAGTTGGCCGTCATAACGTGGCAAACGTGCTTACCGTGTTAGCTTTGCTGGATTCAGCCGGAGTAAACTTCCGTTTGGCTTTGGATGCACTCAAGTCTTACACGGGTTTGACACACCGCTGCCAAGTGGTTGCCGATAATCACGGCATCAAGTGGGTCAATGATTCTAAGGCGACCAACGTTGCGAGTACGCTGGCTGCGCTGTCGGGATTAAAAATCGAAGGCCAGCTCTATTTGTTGGTTGGTGGCGTAGGTAAAGGGGCGGATTTCACGCCGCTCGCCCCCGTATTGGCGAAATTGCCTGTGCAATTGTGCTGCTTTGGTGTGGACGGCCATCAATTTATGCCACTGCACCCTTCGGCTCGGTTTTATGACTCGATGGAGAGCATAATTCGCTCAATTCGCCCGCAATTAAAAAGTGGGGATATGGTGCTGCTCTCTCCCGCTTGTGCGAGCTTTGATCAGTTCAAAAACTTTATGGCGCGTGGGGATATTTTTGCCCAACTCGCTCGGCAATATGCATAA
- the murC gene encoding UDP-N-acetylmuramate--L-alanine ligase produces the protein MTIKHTQDLAQIRAMVPEMRRVKAIHFIGIGGAGMSGIAEVLLNEGYQISGSDLAANAVTDRLADKGATIFIGHEAHNVAHASVVVVSTAINEQNPEIQAAREKRIPIVRRAEMLAELMRFRHGIAVAGTHGKTTTTALVTQIYSEAGLDPTFVNGGLVKSAGTNARLGSSRILIAEADESDASFLHLQPMVTIVTNIEADHMDTYGGDFENLKQTFIDFLHNLPFYGQAILCIDDPVIRELIPRVSRQVITYGFSEDADVRIENYRQNGQQGQFTVVRKGKANLDITLNIPGRHNALNAAAAIAVATEDDIRDEAILRAMANTQGTGRRFDHLGKFETGNGVAMLVDDYGHHPTEVDVTIKAARNGWAEKRLVMIFQPHRYTRTRDLYDDFANVLEQVDVLIMLDVYAAGEKPIAGADGRSLCRTIRSRGKIDPIFVPDSQTLPSVLANILQDGDLVLTQGAGDVGKVARHLAALELNIGRMQQI, from the coding sequence ATGACGATTAAACATACCCAAGACCTCGCCCAAATTCGCGCTATGGTGCCAGAGATGCGCCGTGTGAAAGCGATCCACTTTATTGGTATTGGCGGGGCGGGGATGAGCGGGATTGCGGAAGTGCTGCTCAATGAAGGCTATCAAATTTCAGGCTCCGATCTGGCCGCGAATGCGGTCACTGACCGTTTAGCTGACAAAGGCGCGACCATTTTTATTGGTCATGAAGCGCACAATGTTGCTCACGCAAGCGTGGTTGTGGTCTCGACGGCTATTAATGAACAAAACCCTGAAATCCAAGCGGCGCGTGAAAAACGCATCCCGATTGTTCGTCGTGCTGAGATGTTGGCAGAGCTGATGCGTTTTCGCCACGGTATTGCGGTCGCGGGAACTCACGGTAAAACCACCACGACGGCACTCGTCACTCAGATTTATTCTGAAGCAGGATTGGATCCGACCTTTGTGAATGGTGGTTTGGTGAAAAGTGCTGGCACCAACGCCCGTTTGGGTTCTAGCCGCATTTTGATCGCCGAAGCGGATGAAAGTGATGCTTCATTCTTGCATCTGCAACCTATGGTCACCATTGTCACCAATATCGAAGCCGATCATATGGATACTTACGGCGGCGATTTTGAAAACCTCAAACAGACCTTTATCGATTTTCTGCACAACCTACCTTTTTATGGCCAAGCGATTTTGTGTATTGATGATCCAGTGATTCGTGAGCTTATTCCGCGTGTTAGCCGCCAAGTGATCACTTATGGATTCTCAGAAGATGCCGACGTGCGCATTGAAAATTACCGCCAGAATGGTCAGCAGGGCCAATTTACCGTGGTACGTAAAGGCAAAGCGAATTTGGATATCACGCTCAATATCCCCGGCCGTCACAATGCGCTGAATGCCGCTGCGGCTATTGCTGTGGCTACCGAGGACGATATTCGCGATGAAGCGATTTTACGCGCGATGGCCAATACGCAAGGCACAGGTCGCCGTTTTGACCATCTTGGAAAGTTTGAAACCGGGAATGGCGTCGCTATGCTGGTGGATGATTACGGTCACCACCCCACTGAAGTTGACGTGACGATTAAAGCGGCGCGTAATGGCTGGGCAGAAAAACGCTTAGTGATGATTTTCCAGCCGCATCGTTACACGCGAACTCGTGATTTGTATGATGATTTTGCCAACGTACTTGAGCAAGTTGATGTACTGATCATGCTCGATGTCTATGCTGCTGGTGAAAAGCCTATCGCAGGTGCTGATGGGCGATCTTTGTGTCGAACTATCCGCAGCCGAGGCAAAATCGATCCGATTTTTGTTCCGGATAGCCAAACCTTACCTTCGGTGCTTGCCAATATCTTGCAGGATGGTGACTTGGTACTGACGCAAGGCGCGGGAGATGTCGGGAAAGTAGCAAGGCATTTAGCCGCGCTTGAACTCAATATCGGGCGTATGCAACAGATTTAA
- the ftsA gene encoding cell division protein FtsA has translation MTKTVDDNIIVGLDIGTATVSALVGEILPDGQINIIGAGSSPSRGMDKGGVNDLESVVKSVQRAIDQAEMMAECKISHVFLSISGRHIASRIEKGMGTISDEEVSQEDMDRAIHTAKSIKIGEEQRILHVIPQEFTIDYQEGIKNPLGLSGVRMEVSVHLITCHNDMARNIIKAVERCGLKVEQLVYSGLAASNSVITEDERELGVCVVDIGAGTMDIAIWTGGALRHTEVFSYAGNAVTSDIAFAFGTPVSDAEEIKVKYGCALSELVSKDDTVNVPSVGGRPSRSLQRQTLSEVIEPRYTELMGLVNQTVDSVQESLRKEGIKHHLAAGVVLTGGAAQIEGLVACAERVFRNQVRVGKPLEVSGLTDYVKEPYHSTAVGLLHYARDSQISDDTEYQEPKRPSMTGWIGRLRNWIQKEF, from the coding sequence ATGACTAAGACTGTCGATGACAACATTATTGTTGGTCTGGACATAGGCACTGCCACCGTCTCCGCTCTCGTGGGTGAAATACTCCCTGATGGTCAAATCAATATTATTGGTGCTGGCAGTAGCCCATCTCGCGGGATGGATAAAGGCGGCGTGAACGACCTTGAATCGGTAGTAAAATCGGTCCAACGGGCGATTGATCAAGCGGAGATGATGGCTGAATGTAAAATCAGCCATGTATTCCTTTCTATTTCCGGACGGCACATTGCCAGCCGTATAGAGAAAGGAATGGGGACGATTTCAGATGAAGAAGTCTCCCAAGAAGATATGGATCGCGCGATCCATACAGCAAAATCGATCAAAATTGGTGAAGAACAGCGTATCCTGCATGTTATTCCACAGGAGTTCACCATAGATTATCAGGAAGGCATCAAGAATCCGCTGGGTTTATCCGGGGTTCGCATGGAAGTGAGTGTGCACCTGATCACTTGCCATAATGATATGGCAAGAAACATTATTAAAGCGGTTGAACGCTGCGGTTTAAAAGTTGAACAATTGGTGTATTCCGGTTTGGCGGCGAGCAACTCAGTGATTACGGAAGACGAGCGCGAGCTTGGTGTCTGTGTGGTTGATATTGGTGCTGGCACCATGGATATCGCCATTTGGACCGGCGGAGCTCTGCGTCATACCGAAGTATTTTCTTACGCAGGCAACGCGGTAACCAGTGACATCGCGTTTGCTTTTGGTACGCCAGTCAGTGATGCGGAAGAAATTAAAGTAAAATATGGTTGCGCACTGAGTGAATTGGTCAGCAAAGACGACACGGTCAATGTACCGAGTGTCGGCGGCCGTCCATCAAGAAGTTTGCAACGACAAACCTTGTCGGAAGTGATTGAGCCTCGCTACACTGAATTAATGGGACTAGTCAATCAAACCGTGGATTCGGTGCAAGAATCCCTACGCAAAGAAGGCATCAAACACCATTTGGCTGCCGGCGTTGTGTTGACAGGGGGCGCAGCACAAATAGAAGGTTTAGTGGCATGCGCAGAACGCGTATTCCGCAATCAAGTTAGGGTGGGTAAACCGCTGGAAGTGAGTGGCCTTACCGACTATGTAAAAGAGCCGTATCATTCTACGGCAGTGGGATTGCTTCATTACGCAAGAGATAGTCAAATCAGCGACGATACTGAATATCAGGAACCTAAACGACCCTCTATGACAGGTTGGATAGGTCGCTTGCGCAACTGGATACAAAAAGAGTTTTAA
- the ftsW gene encoding cell division protein FtsW, producing MFLSGSFRKLSHWLRTSSPEALFDRQLVWIAFGLMLIGLVMVTSASFPISSRLTDQPFHFMFRHAIFLLLAFLTSSMVLQVPLDRWMKYSSLLLGISFFLLIVVLVVGKSVNGASRWIPLGLFNLQPAEVAKLSLFIFMSGYLVRKHDEVRQTFFGGFLKPIMVFGTLAVLLLGQPDLGTVIVMLVTLFGMLFIAGAKLSQFLALMVAGVLAVVALIVAEPYRVRRVTSFLDPWEDPFGSGYQLTQSLMAFGRGEWFGQGLGNSIQKLEYLPEAHTDFVFAVLAEELGFIGVVLVLVLIFSLVLKAIFIGKKAFQHDQQFGGYLAFGIGIWFAFQTLVNVGAAAGMVPTKGLTLPLISYGGSSLIIMSVAVSILLRIDHECRLADRHAPEEITVDEQE from the coding sequence TTGTTTTTATCCGGATCTTTCAGAAAACTGAGCCACTGGTTGAGAACCTCCTCACCAGAGGCGCTGTTTGACCGTCAATTGGTCTGGATTGCTTTTGGCTTGATGCTGATTGGTTTGGTGATGGTGACATCAGCCTCATTTCCCATCAGTTCTCGCCTAACCGATCAACCGTTTCACTTTATGTTTCGTCACGCCATCTTTCTGCTGTTGGCTTTTCTCACCTCAAGCATGGTGTTACAAGTCCCTCTAGATCGTTGGATGAAATACAGCTCGTTACTACTCGGCATCTCCTTTTTCTTATTGATTGTCGTACTGGTCGTGGGCAAATCGGTCAACGGTGCATCACGTTGGATCCCGCTCGGTCTTTTTAACCTTCAGCCAGCGGAAGTGGCTAAGCTGTCACTGTTTATCTTTATGTCTGGCTATCTGGTGCGCAAGCATGATGAAGTACGGCAGACTTTCTTTGGTGGCTTTTTAAAACCTATCATGGTGTTTGGTACACTCGCGGTGTTGCTGCTCGGTCAGCCGGACTTAGGTACTGTGATCGTAATGCTGGTGACACTGTTCGGCATGCTGTTTATTGCCGGCGCGAAACTCTCTCAGTTTTTGGCCTTGATGGTGGCAGGAGTGTTAGCGGTGGTCGCGCTGATTGTCGCTGAACCTTATCGTGTACGCCGTGTGACCTCGTTTTTAGATCCGTGGGAAGATCCCTTTGGTAGCGGTTACCAGCTGACTCAATCCTTGATGGCGTTTGGCCGCGGTGAGTGGTTTGGGCAAGGATTAGGCAATTCGATTCAAAAACTCGAATATTTGCCTGAAGCGCATACTGACTTTGTATTCGCCGTCTTGGCCGAAGAGCTTGGCTTTATCGGCGTGGTATTAGTGCTGGTGCTGATTTTCAGTTTGGTACTGAAAGCGATTTTTATCGGCAAAAAAGCCTTTCAACATGATCAGCAGTTTGGCGGCTACCTCGCGTTTGGCATCGGTATTTGGTTTGCGTTTCAGACCTTAGTGAACGTCGGTGCGGCAGCGGGTATGGTGCCCACCAAAGGCTTGACCTTACCACTCATCAGTTACGGCGGTTCCAGTTTAATTATTATGTCAGTGGCGGTGTCGATTTTACTGCGCATCGATCATGAATGCCGTTTAGCGGATCGCCACGCACCAGAAGAAATCACAGTTGATGAACAAGAATAA
- the lpxC gene encoding UDP-3-O-acyl-N-acetylglucosamine deacetylase: MIRQRTLKEIVKTTGVGLHSGRKVTLTLRPAAANTGIIYRRTDVNPPVDFPADPASVRDTMLCTALVNDQGVRISTVEHLNAALAGMGIDNAIIEVDAPEIPIMDGSASPFVYLLQQAGIQTLNAPKRFIRIKKPVRIEDGDKWAEFVPFNGFRMDFEIEFNHPAIDGDDQRLVFDFSSQGFVKEISRARTFGFMRDIEYLQSQNLCLGGSFDCAIVLDDYRILNEEGLRFDNEFVTHKVLDAIGDLYMAGHAIVGEFRAYKSGHGLNNQLLRAVLADQEAWEWATFEEEVGSPVAFAEPNMVLA; encoded by the coding sequence ATGATCAGACAACGTACTCTGAAAGAAATAGTGAAAACAACTGGGGTGGGCTTACACTCTGGTCGTAAAGTTACGCTGACTCTTCGCCCGGCCGCAGCCAATACGGGGATTATTTATCGTCGTACTGACGTCAACCCACCGGTTGATTTTCCTGCCGATCCAGCTTCTGTGCGTGACACCATGCTTTGTACCGCTTTGGTCAATGATCAAGGTGTACGAATCTCTACCGTAGAGCATCTTAATGCTGCTTTAGCAGGGATGGGGATCGACAACGCGATTATCGAAGTGGACGCCCCAGAAATTCCAATTATGGATGGCAGTGCGAGTCCTTTTGTTTACTTGCTGCAACAAGCGGGTATTCAAACACTCAATGCACCAAAACGCTTCATCCGTATCAAGAAACCTGTACGCATTGAAGATGGCGATAAGTGGGCTGAATTTGTTCCATTTAACGGCTTCCGTATGGATTTCGAAATTGAGTTCAACCACCCAGCGATTGATGGCGATGACCAACGCCTCGTGTTTGATTTCTCTTCACAAGGCTTTGTGAAAGAAATCTCTCGTGCGCGTACCTTTGGTTTTATGCGTGATATCGAATATCTGCAATCACAAAACCTCTGCTTAGGTGGTAGCTTTGATTGCGCGATCGTGCTGGATGATTACCGTATCCTGAATGAAGAAGGACTGCGTTTCGATAACGAGTTTGTGACTCATAAAGTGCTGGATGCGATTGGTGATCTCTACATGGCTGGTCATGCGATTGTTGGTGAGTTCCGTGCCTACAAATCAGGCCACGGCTTGAACAACCAACTGCTGCGTGCGGTATTGGCCGATCAAGAAGCATGGGAATGGGCAACCTTCGAAGAAGAAGTGGGTTCACCTGTTGCTTTTGCTGAGCCGAACATGGTTCTCGCGTAA
- the mraY gene encoding phospho-N-acetylmuramoyl-pentapeptide-transferase, translating into MIIWLAELLQPYFSFFRLFEYLSFRAIVSILTALGISLWMGPRMIKRLQMLQIGQVVRNEGPESHFSKRGTPTMGGVMILAAITITVLLWADLTNPYVWAVLAVLLGYGAVGFVDDYRKVVHKNTDGLIARWKYFWQSAIALVVAFALYAHGQDTAATQLVVPFFKDVMPQLGLMYIVLTYFVIVGTSNAVNLTDGLDGLAIMPTVLVAAGFAAIAWATGNVNFANYLHIPYIPHSSELVVVCTAMVGAGLGFLWFNTYPAQVFMGDVGALALGGALGTIAVLVRQEFVLVIMGGVFVMETLSVILQVGSYKLRGQRIFRMAPIHHHYELKGWPEPRVIVRFWIISIVLVLIGLATLKVR; encoded by the coding sequence ATGATTATTTGGCTTGCTGAACTGCTCCAGCCATATTTTTCGTTTTTCCGTCTGTTCGAATATCTCTCATTTCGCGCCATTGTCAGCATTCTGACTGCGCTTGGGATCTCGTTGTGGATGGGGCCACGCATGATTAAGCGCCTACAAATGCTGCAGATTGGGCAAGTAGTGCGTAATGAAGGGCCTGAATCTCACTTCAGTAAACGCGGTACTCCGACCATGGGTGGGGTGATGATCCTTGCCGCGATCACCATCACTGTACTGCTGTGGGCCGATCTGACTAACCCTTATGTTTGGGCTGTGCTTGCGGTACTGCTTGGTTACGGTGCGGTCGGTTTTGTCGATGATTACCGTAAAGTGGTGCACAAAAATACCGATGGCTTGATCGCGCGCTGGAAATACTTTTGGCAATCTGCGATTGCTTTAGTGGTTGCGTTTGCTCTGTATGCGCACGGCCAAGATACGGCGGCAACGCAGTTGGTGGTACCTTTCTTTAAAGATGTGATGCCACAGCTGGGCTTGATGTACATTGTGCTGACCTATTTCGTGATTGTTGGTACCAGTAATGCGGTGAACTTGACCGATGGTCTGGATGGCTTGGCGATCATGCCAACCGTATTGGTTGCAGCCGGATTTGCGGCGATTGCCTGGGCAACCGGTAACGTTAACTTCGCGAACTATCTGCATATCCCTTATATTCCTCACTCTTCTGAGTTGGTGGTTGTGTGTACCGCGATGGTCGGTGCAGGTTTAGGCTTTTTATGGTTTAACACCTATCCAGCCCAAGTATTTATGGGCGATGTTGGCGCGTTGGCGTTAGGTGGCGCGTTAGGTACGATTGCGGTACTAGTTCGCCAAGAATTTGTGTTGGTGATCATGGGCGGTGTATTCGTGATGGAAACCCTGTCAGTGATTTTGCAAGTTGGTTCTTACAAGCTGCGTGGACAACGTATCTTCCGTATGGCGCCGATTCACCATCACTACGAATTAAAAGGCTGGCCAGAACCACGTGTGATCGTGCGTTTTTGGATCATCTCTATCGTTTTAGTATTGATTGGCTTAGCGACACTCAAAGTTCGTTAA
- the murG gene encoding undecaprenyldiphospho-muramoylpentapeptide beta-N-acetylglucosaminyltransferase, protein MNKNKKLMVMAGGTGGHVFPGLAVAKQLQQQGWQIRWLGTADRMEAELVPKHGIEIDFIQVKGLRGQGLMRLLKAPFQIVNAILQARRHLLAYQPDAVLGMGGYVSGPGGIAAWLLGIPVVLHEQNAVAGLTNQWLAKIARRVFQAFPGAFADAPVVGNPVRQDVVQLAAPEQRFATRNGAIRILVMGGSQGARILNQTLPAVMAELGEGYEIRHQVGKNSQQDVAEAYAAAGVESAQVTEFIDDVADAYAWADLLICRSGALTVSEVSAAGVGAIFIPFMHKDRQQALNADHLVACGAAKMIEQPELSVEKLTQMVRELDREQLLSMAQKARQAAKLDADKVVAQAIIAITE, encoded by the coding sequence ATGAACAAGAATAAAAAATTAATGGTGATGGCCGGAGGAACCGGCGGTCACGTATTTCCCGGTTTGGCTGTCGCCAAACAACTACAGCAACAGGGCTGGCAAATTCGTTGGTTGGGAACGGCTGACCGAATGGAGGCGGAATTGGTTCCTAAGCACGGCATTGAGATTGACTTTATTCAAGTCAAAGGGCTGCGCGGCCAAGGGCTGATGCGCTTACTCAAAGCACCTTTCCAAATCGTGAACGCGATTTTACAAGCGCGCCGCCATTTGCTGGCTTATCAGCCGGATGCAGTACTCGGCATGGGCGGTTATGTGAGCGGACCCGGCGGGATTGCCGCTTGGTTACTGGGTATTCCAGTTGTGTTGCATGAACAAAATGCGGTTGCTGGGCTGACTAACCAATGGCTGGCTAAAATTGCACGGCGTGTATTTCAAGCCTTCCCCGGAGCATTTGCTGACGCGCCTGTGGTGGGTAACCCAGTACGTCAAGATGTGGTACAACTTGCCGCGCCAGAGCAGCGTTTTGCCACGCGTAACGGTGCCATTCGAATTTTAGTCATGGGTGGCAGCCAAGGTGCCCGCATCCTAAACCAAACCTTGCCAGCGGTGATGGCGGAATTAGGTGAGGGGTATGAAATCCGTCATCAAGTCGGTAAAAACAGCCAACAAGACGTGGCTGAGGCTTATGCTGCTGCTGGAGTGGAAAGCGCGCAAGTCACCGAATTTATTGATGATGTGGCAGATGCATACGCTTGGGCGGATCTGCTTATCTGTCGCTCAGGCGCATTGACCGTCTCAGAGGTCTCAGCGGCGGGCGTTGGGGCGATTTTTATCCCTTTCATGCACAAAGATCGCCAGCAAGCACTCAACGCTGATCATTTAGTGGCTTGTGGAGCCGCCAAAATGATTGAGCAGCCCGAATTGAGTGTGGAAAAGCTGACCCAGATGGTGCGCGAACTCGATAGAGAACAATTATTGTCCATGGCACAGAAGGCGCGCCAAGCCGCCAAATTAGATGCTGACAAGGTGGTGGCGCAAGCGATCATCGCCATTACCGAATAA
- the ftsZ gene encoding cell division protein FtsZ: MFEPMMEMSDDAVIKVVGVGGGGGNAVEHMVRESIEGVEFMSINTDAQALRKTSVGTVIQIGGNITKGLGAGANPQVGRDAALEDKERIKEFLTGADMVFIAAGMGGGTGTGAAPVIAEVAKELGILTVAVVTKPFSFEGKKRLAFAEQGIEELSKHVDSLITIPNEKLLKVLGRGITLLEAFASANNVLKNAVQGIAELITRPGMINVDFADVRTVMSEMGHAMMGSGVARGEDRAEEAAEMAISSPLLEDIDLAGARGVLVNITAGLDMRLDEFETVGNTVKAFASDNATVVIGTSLDPDMADEIRVTVVATGIGNEKKPDITLVAGGKSKVAPVSAPVTSRVEEKAAQPLHERVEVKTQPAAAPSHSSASQSVAPKPEKESGYLDIPAFLRRQAD, encoded by the coding sequence ATGTTTGAACCGATGATGGAAATGTCTGACGATGCGGTAATCAAAGTCGTTGGAGTGGGTGGCGGCGGCGGTAACGCGGTTGAACACATGGTGCGTGAATCCATCGAGGGTGTGGAATTCATGAGTATCAATACTGATGCTCAGGCACTGCGCAAAACGAGCGTTGGTACTGTTATTCAGATTGGTGGCAATATCACCAAAGGTCTAGGTGCAGGTGCGAATCCACAAGTGGGTCGTGATGCAGCACTAGAAGATAAAGAACGCATTAAAGAATTCCTAACTGGTGCCGATATGGTATTTATCGCAGCAGGTATGGGTGGCGGTACAGGAACCGGAGCTGCACCAGTGATTGCCGAAGTGGCAAAAGAGCTGGGCATTTTAACGGTTGCTGTAGTAACCAAACCTTTCAGCTTTGAAGGCAAAAAGCGTTTGGCTTTTGCTGAGCAGGGAATTGAAGAGCTATCTAAGCACGTTGATTCACTGATCACGATTCCAAACGAAAAACTACTCAAAGTGTTGGGTCGTGGTATCACGTTACTGGAAGCCTTTGCGAGCGCGAACAACGTACTTAAAAATGCAGTGCAAGGCATCGCTGAACTGATTACTCGCCCAGGCATGATTAACGTCGACTTTGCGGACGTACGCACTGTGATGTCGGAAATGGGTCACGCCATGATGGGTAGTGGTGTTGCAAGAGGTGAAGACCGCGCGGAAGAAGCTGCTGAAATGGCAATTTCTAGCCCGCTGCTGGAAGACATCGATCTTGCTGGTGCACGTGGTGTTCTGGTGAATATTACTGCCGGCCTAGATATGCGACTGGATGAATTCGAAACTGTCGGTAATACTGTTAAGGCGTTTGCCTCTGACAATGCAACTGTGGTTATCGGTACTTCGTTAGACCCTGATATGGCAGACGAAATCCGCGTAACTGTCGTGGCAACCGGTATCGGTAACGAGAAAAAGCCAGATATCACTCTCGTTGCAGGTGGCAAATCTAAAGTTGCACCTGTATCGGCTCCGGTGACTTCTCGCGTGGAAGAGAAAGCGGCACAGCCTTTGCATGAAAGAGTTGAAGTGAAAACTCAACCAGCAGCAGCGCCATCGCACTCTTCGGCAAGTCAGAGTGTCGCGCCAAAGCCAGAAAAAGAGAGCGGATATCTTGATATTCCGGCTTTCCTGAGACGTCAAGCTGACTAA
- a CDS encoding cell division protein FtsQ/DivIB, with translation MINKVLLEGQRITRSPQVKQHACGASFFLVVLLLIGGLLYSTISWMWDEQRLPLSKLVLQGDLHYVSALDVQRVLARLDHIGTFMSQDINVLQESVQSIPWVSHASIRKQWPDTIKVYLTEYQVEALWNANALLDKNGTVFYGDIARVNGEYVKLYGPDGTAPQVLKAWRDYNPKFAQLGLNISSLVLNDRRAWQIILDNGIRLELGKESLEERISRFFLLYKQLGNKAEQVSYIDLRYDTGAAVGWFPEQELTQEKNDD, from the coding sequence TTGATCAACAAGGTACTTTTAGAAGGCCAGAGAATCACCCGCTCACCACAAGTTAAACAACATGCCTGTGGTGCGAGTTTTTTTCTGGTGGTGCTATTGCTGATAGGTGGTTTGCTGTATTCGACGATCAGTTGGATGTGGGACGAACAACGTCTGCCTCTCTCTAAACTCGTTTTACAGGGTGACTTACATTATGTTTCCGCTCTCGATGTTCAGCGGGTATTAGCACGCTTAGATCATATCGGGACATTTATGTCCCAAGATATTAATGTTCTGCAAGAGAGTGTGCAGTCGATCCCGTGGGTTTCCCATGCATCGATAAGAAAACAGTGGCCAGATACGATTAAAGTCTATTTAACCGAATATCAGGTTGAAGCTCTGTGGAATGCGAATGCGTTATTAGATAAAAATGGCACGGTATTTTATGGCGATATTGCACGAGTAAATGGTGAATACGTCAAATTATATGGGCCAGATGGCACTGCGCCACAAGTATTAAAAGCATGGCGAGATTACAACCCGAAATTTGCTCAGCTAGGTTTAAATATCTCTTCATTAGTATTAAATGATCGACGAGCTTGGCAAATTATTCTCGACAATGGTATTCGTCTGGAATTGGGGAAAGAGTCATTAGAAGAACGAATATCGCGCTTCTTTTTGCTCTATAAACAATTAGGTAATAAAGCTGAACAAGTCAGCTATATCGACCTCAGGTATGATACTGGAGCCGCGGTGGGTTGGTTCCCTGAACAAGAGTTAACACAAGAGAAAAACGATGACTAA